GCTGACTGGAATTTACACAGCAGGAACACTGGGCACTCAGACAACTCCAGCCCACAATCAAGTCATGGGACCGACTACCCACTGCCCAAGTGCCTCAAATCAACATATTCCTGCACTGCCCTTGCTGCTCTCATAAAACAAGGAAAGTAAACTCACCATGAGGTCTGGACCAGGTGCTGGTTACGCTCACACTCTAACACCTGAAGGTACATAACGATTATCTGGAAGATACAGGTCAGGCAGTTATTACCAAGAACGCCGAGAAGCCAGAAGCCAGATCTTGAGAGCGTCCATGCAGCAAACATGAGCCTCATGCTAGATCCCAGGGGTGGCTCCTGGTCAAATGCCCGGTGCACAGTTTGGCTGGAGGGGAGTTTTTGCTGACAGGCCCCGCTACCTGCTGTCGAACCCAGGCAGCACAAAAGCACGTGAGGACCAGGCTGCTCCCACAGCAGAGGCGGCCTCATTTCTCATGGCCATCACAAGGCTGATTCTCATTCTCATCTTCGACATAGTTTCCACCAGTGAGATCAGCTTGTCCTAAACATCTCTGCACCCTAGTCACCAACTTACACAAGACACGGTgtgaaaaaaaagttctaaaaactACGGTAACTTATCAAGAATTTGAATGAATGCCAGAAAGTCAAacaagcaagagagaaaagatacGAAAacatgcaccaaaaaaaaaagggggaataaaagcaaagatgcaaattgcagtctttttttttttttttttttttttttaaagaaatttgtgtGCGTGTCACATAAAAGTTCCCCTGGTGCCGTACGGCAGCCACGCTCCTCGGCGGACACGCGCCACAGCGTTGCTTTAGCTCATTTCCAAACAGAGGGTTCAGAATCCTTCCAGTGCCCCCAAAAGAGGAAATAAGGCTATCACTAAAGCAACTTCAGAAAATTAGTTGTcgggaaagaaaaacataaactgACAGATTCCATTTTTACAAGTTCATCGCTCTCTGTGGAAACTCAAACTTAACGCCATTTCCAGAACTCTCAAACACGTACCACTAAAATTAACGGTATGAGAAGACTAACAAGTAACCGTTCTGACGTTTTAGATAGAAACTGGAAAACCACATCAGGGATACATCTAGTCCTCTTCAGAGTTTTCGACCTTGGTGACAACGGAGCAGTGGCTCAGGTGGGCTCACGTGGCAGCAGGGCCACATACCCACCTTGTGAGGGTGCTTCACGTGGACACAGAAACCCAGCTCTTTGAGAACTCGTCTTTCTGCCTTTATAATCTGATTCTTTAAGTTAACGTAATCTTGGTCCAACAGCAGAGGCACAGGCTTCCTACACAGACAAAGCACATGTCCACGTAAGGGTCAAACAGAACAGTCCCTCGAACCCCGATGACCGCCAACCGGTGAAAGTCTACGCCACACGCCACACCATACACGCGGCCTAGGAAGCTCGCTTCGTCTCCTTTAACACAAGCAGAGGCTCCTCCACAAACCCCGGCGCTAAACGTACTCTTTTCCTTCCACGACCAGCCCAAGACGCACGACGAGCACTGAGCGGAAGATCTCGAGGCCTCATCACACAAGCACGTCACCCGGCTCAGGACGCAAGTGTCGTGCGTCGTAGACGAAATGGAAAACCGACAACCACAGACGTAGACCGTTTAAACAGCCAGCGGCTGCGCTTTCCAAAGGACTCGCGTCAGCCTGAGGAGCACAGTCTGGGTCGTCCGGGCGGTGGTGCTCGACCGGGGGGCAATTCTGCTATCCCGGGGCCACGTCGGGAGACCCGGTTTGGCCGTCACGACCGAGAGAGAGGTcggggatgctgctaaacaccctgCCACCCACAGGACGGTCCTCGAGACAAAGCACCACCCGGCCCGTGAGGGCAGCAGCGCGGAGACGGAGGACACAGCTCCAGAGCGTTTGAGAGACTGGCGTGGGCACACCAGGAGGCCAGGGTCCCGCAACCGTAGCCACAGCGCCCTGCCCTTCTTGCCGCGGCTCCTTCGCTCAGGAACAGCACCCGGTGCGGACCTCCTGGGCCGCAGGCCCTGTCCCGGGCGCAGCTTAGCACCCCACACCCAGACACCTTCGCGCAGCCTAACGGCGAACACGAGCACACCAACGCTTacttactttttctctctcaggtGTCGAAGGCGATGGAACACATTGATGACGTCCCGTATCCGTCTCGGAGCCTCTTCTATCTTGGAGGCCAGGTGAACACAAGCCATCGACACGTGCTGGAAGGTGAGCATCGCACACACAGGTGGGTTCCCTCCACCGAGACCCTCCGCCGCCTCAACAGCGCGGCAGAGCAGCGAGCGGGGGCACCCCCGCAAGGGCCGCTTCCAAGAGGCCACTCGAGTCCCGGGGGCTCCCCAACCCCTCACGTACAGCACCCCAGCCAGAAGGCAGGTTCTCGCTCCTCTGAGCAACCCGCCAACAGCAGCCCAGGTTTTCCCTCGGTGGATTTCCGCGGGAAAGACACGGGGGAGCACGCTTACCTCCATGGAATGCTTCACAAAGGACTTGGTATAAAAAAATCGCTGGAACAACACCTGCCCTGTAGCCATGGCCACCTGGAAAAGAGAAGAGTTCCCCTCACTTCTAAAGCCGCGACCCAAGGCTTTCGCAGCGCAGTCCCCTGGTTTCGGGCGACGGACACAGGAGCAGGCACTAAGCCGTGTCCCCAGTCCGCACAGGCTCTTCGCGCCCCACCGCCTCGCCTCCCTCATCGCCCCTGACGGACGGCAGCGCTGAGACGCGGGGCCGGGATCGGCGCGGAGCCCGGGGCCCCTGCGGGGACGAGGAGGGGTCGGGGGTCGGCGCCAGGCCCGGCCCCGCCGCCAACAAAGGGCCCGACGGCCTCCCCCCGGAGCCGGCGCGGCGGTTACCTCGGCCTCAGGCTCGCGGCCGCGCCCTCACCTGCGGCAAGCGGAGCAGGATGCCGGCCGCCTGGATGAGCTCGCAGCCCACCACGCGGAGGTCGGTCTCTGTGTCGGTGTCGAGGCCACTCGACATGGACGGCGTGAAGCGGAGCTTGTCGTCAGGCAGGAGGCAGTTCTCCAAGGTGATGAGCACCCCGGAGTACAGCCGGTCCCCGATCAACATCCCCTGCGACCCGGGGGCTGCGTTCCCCGACCCCGGGGCGCAGACCGCTGCCGCGGTGGCAGCCGGCCCCGGAGTCCCAGCCGCgaccgtcgccgccgccgccgccgccgccatttTGTGCCGCTGACTCCCCTTCGGGCTCCTTCCCGGCAGGGCGGCTCCTCGCGACGATCCACAGCCACgactgccccgccccctccgcgtGCCATTGGTTCGTTCGGCGGGCGGCCCGGCGCCGCCTTGCCGCGATTGGCTGGGCAATCTACCCGTCAGCGTCGCGACAGACGTCGACGCCGGAACCCCGCGAGGGCGGGGGCGGGCTCGTTACCCAGGGGACCCCGCGGCGCCCGGGTGAGACCAGGGTCTGCGGCCCGACCCGGAAGCAGTACTGGCGGTGCCCTGCCCGGCGAGTCCGAACCTTCGGCACAAAGCCTTGGCAGCTCGTGGAGCTCCCGCCGCAGCCCCAGGGCTTCTTGGGGGGGCGGGGTCCGGCCTATCCTGAGAGATTCTGCGCGCGGTAGGCCGACCCCGCGCCGGACCGGCGGGGCGCGGCACCTTTGCGTGAGGGCGCGTGCGGGGGCGTGGCGGCTTTCTTTCCGCCGGGATTGCGTCCCGAGAGCCGGGCTGCCCGGGGCGTGGGAGCAGGGCCCGCGGAGGCCTCCGGTGGCCGGTCGACAGGATGAAAAGATTGGTGCGCGTGCTGGTGAGTTGTCTCCAACCCGCGCCCGCAGCCATGGGGTGCGGTTTGCCGGAGTTGATACGTGACAGCTGGCGTGGTCGTTATCCTTGGGGTGCAGATGTTGCCACCAGATTCCTGAAATTCTTGCCTTCCAAACGGGGGCCACGGGAAAAGTAACTGTAAACGTTGAATTCGATGTTTCTGCGGAGCATGGGAAAAGGCCTTAGTTCTTCCCGGGATCGGGGGAAAGAGAGCCAGGGTGGATGGCCccgggagggtgggagggagcttGGACTTTATTTTCCGGTGGGGAGCCTTCGAAGGGGTTTGTGCATTTGTGAACCCCTCTTGatcctgagcctctgtttcctcatcagttACTCCTAGCTCTCTCagggtttttatctttttttctttttcttttttttaacgtcaTCTGACAGCAGTACTGCTATCGCATCTGTACCAGAGGAGTAACTGCGGTACAAATGATTTGTACCGAAACTTTTACCAGGACTAGTGCGAGAACCCATGTGAGGATGCTGGGAAAGCCTGGGTGAGgggcagctggggtggggcaggtgcaGACACTGCCCTCGCCTCAAACTGCTCAAACCCAGAGGCCACCATTGGCTTTCACCCCTGGTGATAACTTGATTTTGCAACTCAGACAGTGCCAGCCAAGATCCAGCCTTTTTCTCATCTTACCCCTACCTCATGTTGGCAGCTCCAGAATGTCCTCACACTGTTCAGGAAAGGAGGAATTTTTTCTTGTCTGGAAACTCCAGGAAACAGCTTGTTTCTCTTTGGCACTGCCTGGGTGATTTTCCCATCCCCTAAGTAGTGGCCAGAAACGAAGGAAAAGCTGATGGCTCTAGCCGGTCAGAGCCAGGCCATGCACCCAGGCTTACATGAGGGGAAACCGGGATCCTGTTGCTGGGGGGAGAGTGGGTGCTGGGGGCCGCCCACGGCTGTTTACCACACACCCATGCTCCTTTATTGAGATGCAAAAGCAAAGGCAGGCAGCTCTGACGCAGCAGCTCACTGCACACGCAGCTCAGCCCCACACACCAAAGGGCCCTGTGTGTCCTCCACCCTGCTGTCTATTCAAAACCCACTTACTGACTAGCGCACATTGAGCACCCTGGGTGCAAGAGACCGTGAACAACTCAGGCCCGCACCTCCAAATGGTCCGGTGGCCTTCATTAGACACCAAGAGCCAGGAGGAGGGGCCTGTTAGGCCAGTACAGTAACTGAAGCCAGAAGAAATGCTGGCCTGTAGTTAAGATGAAGTAAAGTGGACAGATTCAGGAGATCGCCAAATGGTAGGCGGTCAGGACTTGATTGGTTCTCTGTGGGTCTGGAGGTGGGTGCTGAGTCCACAGGAACCCGGAAGGACTTTCAGGGGACTACTAGCAAAGGATGGAAGGCTCATCATGGGAACATTAGGAGTGGGGGCAAGGTGGACGCCCAGTCTGGGTAGGCAGGTGTACATTGCCAGGTAAACGCAGACAGCCGCTGCTACTGTGGGCCTGAAGAACTCCCCTGGGCTGGAGCGTGTGGGAGGGTGAGGCAGAGGGCAAAGGGAGACTGcgtgggaagaggggagggagtccATGGTCCTTGGGGGTCAAGTGCTGACTGTATCTGTTGGATTTTGGTTCCTGATGGCTTTGGTGAGAGCTGCCTATGCCTGATGGGGCCGACTGTAGACCCAGTGGCAGAAAGCAAGAGGTGGAGACGAGAGCTGGCCAAGAGGGGAATGTGAAATACATGCAAGAGAGGCTGAGGGTGGCGTCTGCTCACCAAGAGGGTAACCGGAGGGACCTGGACCTGAGCAGGGAGGCAGATACACCTGCAAGGCAGCAGTCAGCAGTGGACAGACATAAGGGACGTGCAGAATTAGAGCTGCGGTGAGTTCTTCCTCATCAAGGTAGCTGGCATGTTGGGAACCTGTTCTGGGCTTGACTTTGTGCTTAGGGAGAGCCACCCAGCTTGCTGCTCTTACGGGGCTGGAGAGTGAGGAAGCAAGCAGGGAAACTGAAACTGGCACTCAGGGTGGCCCAAGAGCTGAGCACCACGGTCCCTGCTGGAAACTGAAGACAAGGGGAGGGCTGGAAGGGTAGAAGACAAGGTTAAGCCTGGGCAGGGTCAGAGTGGGGTTTTGAGGCTTGAGTTCTGAACAGACTACCCACAGGAGATCTCAGGCTCCGAGAGGAAGCACAGGCTCAGTTGAACCCCTCAACCTGGCAGTCTCCCACGGGGCACCCATAGCACGTGTGCTTATACCAGAGAACACAACTCAGAACACTGAACACCACACCACACAAGCTTTATTTATCTGTCTCAATGAGGGAAGAAGGGGCTTTACACGCCTTTtactaaaatgcaaattaatataaTTGCTGATCACACACTGTTGACAAGTAGTTTTTAGCTCCTATTTTAGCTGCTGTGATCATCAGGGGGAAAAACGTTTTCCTAAGACACTCCGCTGCAAAGAGCATGCAGAAAGCATGCATGTCGGAATCCTGCTCAGCAATCCTGCATCACTCTGGAAAATACGCCTTCGGGCTCTTTCCCATCCCCCAGGGCAGCAGCAAATCCTTCCTGTCGCCTCCTTTTGGCCAAAGCAGCCAAAGATTTAAAAGTCTTTGGTTCGTAGATGGCTAGATCTGCGAGCACTTTCCTGTTGAGCTCCACCTGGCACTGGGAAGAAAATCAAATCCTGTGTCAGCATCGGAAATGTGTTTCAGTGAAAAGCAGCAAGACTGAATGCAGCTGAGAGTCCTATGGTCTCTGCTGCTAAGCACATCCTGCATGGCTCCAGGGCGGCCTCTGTCCTGGGACACATGGTCTGTTTGAGGAGGTGGAGAGCACAGGGCCAATCCTATCAAAGCAGGATGCTGGAGGATAAATGTGGACTAGGACAAGGGAAGGCATCGCTGCAAGAGGTGATATACGTGGACATGAATGCTGGCACCCAGTCCTGGTGCCAGCCGTGGAGTTAAGAACCTTGTTTaggcaggcacctgggtgactcagttgagcgtccaacttcagctcaggtcatgatcccatagtttgtgagttctagccctgcactgggcttactgctgtcagcgaGGGGctagcttcagatcctctgtccccctctttctctgccccttccttcgcTCACACTccctttcaaaaattaaaaaacagaaaccaaactaACAAAAACCTTGTTTAGGGTCAACGGCCATCACCCAGACAGAGCTATGACTGCTGGCCTGGGGTAGCCCTTTAAGTCAGCTTCAAAGAGGATATCACAATTCTCATTCTACGATGAAATGGGACACAGAGAAGTACGTGAGATGGGAGCACAGAGTCAGGAACAAAACCAGGCATTCTCAATTCCCAGCTATCGGGTAAAACTGCAGGCGACTTCTGAAAACTGACGAACTTGAAGAGCAAAAGAAAGGATCATCCTGCGGATCAACCCAACTATGCAGGGGTGGCTCCCCCGCGACCTGGGCCTTGTGTGCCTTGGGCATAGTCCGTCCTGAGCCTTAGCTCCTTGTCAGCAAAGTGGGGATGTCACGCATGAGGACCCTTGCAAAGTACCAAAGGCAGGGCGTGCTACACGCTAGACGCGCCACACCCagtcccctttaaaaaaaaattaaatgcaaacaaaagGAGAGGGATTAGCATAATCACTAGATTCAACAATTACCAAGGTTTTGTGACACATGGTTAATCTCTCCTGCCCAAGACCACCACCCTACTGTTTCACACCAGGAGTTTCAAATTCATCTGCTTCCTCATCGGAAATCTTTCAGTGTAAAACTCTGAAGTTACACTTTAAAGTAAAGCCAAGTTTTCCGCTGCTTCTCTTGATGGGGAAACATGAGGGCGCATGTCCTGGTACCACCTGCCCTACTTCCAGTTCTGCTACCAGCCAGGCAAAGACGAAGCCATTGTGAGGAGTCCCTAAACTTGCCAAAACTCCAACCTGAGAACTCGGCAGGGGGCTGACACTCTGCTGCCCGTCGTACTGGACCACACCAGTTGGGCCACTTTCTGTAGATCTCAACAGACCATGTCCTCAACCGTACCTTAATTAAATTGACAATGAATGCCGGGTACTTCAGGCCATGTTCCTGGGAGGCAGCTGTAATTCGATTAATCCAAAGCTGAAATAAGAAAACATCGAGATGCTTAAGAGCTAGTTAgttgtccaggggcgcctgggtggctcagtcagttcggtgtctgactttggctctagTCGTGAttttgaggtttgtgggttcaggtcctgcatcaggctctgtgctgacagctcagagtctggagcctgcttcggattctgtctcctctctgcccctcccccacgcgcgcatgcgcgcgcgtgctatgacttttttttttttaattaaaaaaaaagaactagtggcacgtgggtggctcaggcagctaagtgtctgacttccgtggtcatgatctcatggttcatgagttcaagctccgtgtcaggctctgtgctgacagctcagatcctggagcctgcttcagattctgtgtctccctctctctctgcccctcccctgctcgcactgtctctttctcaaaaataataaacattaaaacattttaataaaaataagataaaatttaaaaaagacctgGTTGTGCATTACCTCCACAACTCCCAGCAAAGGTTCTGAGTCAACTAAAAGtcaaagtaaacttttttttgcaaaagtaaataggaaaattgcggtgcctgaggggctcagtcacttaggcatcggactcttggtttgggctcaggtcatgatctcacagtactcCCAGtacatgagttcaa
The window above is part of the Prionailurus bengalensis isolate Pbe53 chromosome C1, Fcat_Pben_1.1_paternal_pri, whole genome shotgun sequence genome. Proteins encoded here:
- the MRPL20 gene encoding 39S ribosomal protein L20, mitochondrial — encoded protein: MVFLGAPLWLRSRLTDRYWRVREVLQHARHFRGRKNRCYRLAVRAVTRAFVKCTKARRLKKRNMRTLWINRITAASQEHGLKYPAFIVNLIKCQVELNRKVLADLAIYEPKTFKSLAALAKRRRQEGFAAALGDGKEPEGVFSRVMQDC